One part of the Chryseobacterium sp. 7 genome encodes these proteins:
- a CDS encoding ExbD/TolR family protein, translating into MARVKPKRHGVVTDMTAMCDVAFLLLTFFILTTQFKKPDVEQIKPPSSISEKLLPDASLMTINATPDGKFYFQPVENASERIALLDKMGQKYGITFDNNQKAAFQKVQAIGVPMNQLKGYLDMPADEQKNYKSPTGIPMDSTNKQLIDWVKESLSVNPDYKLAIKGDVTTQYPKVKSLFEGLRDIDFLKFWLITSQEGKPNE; encoded by the coding sequence ATGGCGAGAGTCAAACCTAAAAGACATGGAGTCGTAACGGACATGACCGCAATGTGTGACGTTGCGTTCCTACTTCTTACGTTCTTTATCTTGACCACTCAGTTTAAAAAACCTGATGTGGAGCAGATTAAACCGCCATCTTCAATTTCGGAAAAATTACTTCCTGATGCTAGTTTAATGACTATCAACGCTACTCCGGACGGAAAATTCTATTTCCAGCCGGTAGAAAATGCATCAGAAAGAATAGCTCTTTTGGATAAAATGGGACAAAAGTATGGTATTACTTTTGACAACAACCAAAAAGCTGCTTTCCAGAAAGTTCAGGCAATTGGAGTTCCAATGAACCAGCTTAAAGGTTATTTGGATATGCCTGCAGATGAGCAGAAAAATTATAAGAGTCCTACAGGTATTCCTATGGACAGTACAAATAAGCAATTAATTGACTGGGTAAAAGAAAGTTTAAGCGTTAACCCTGACTACAAGTTAGCCATCAAAGGTGACGTTACAACTCAGTACCCTAAAGTTAAAAGCCTATTTGAAGGTTTAAGAGATATTGATTTTCTTAAATTTTGGTTGATTACATCACAAGAAGGTAAACCTAACGAATAA
- a CDS encoding MotA/TolQ/ExbB proton channel family protein has protein sequence MEMNVSKNDEQVVARKAGGLNPAVIIPILFIIGVCIYLFVLGSPGNFKDADKLGSGSVAFSSVEGKDIHPESFLGIIYKGGVIVPILITFMITVIVFSFERYFVLGKAAGKGNLDNFVVQVRSLLNQNKIDEAIEECDRQQGSVGNVVKEGLTTYKALSHDNTLNKEQKMVALNKAIEEATTLEMPMLEKNMMILSTLGTVATLIALLGTVIGMIKAFFALGSGGGTPDAAALSTGISEALINTALGIGTSAIAIILYNFFTSKIDGLTYKIDEISMSIQQSFAEFN, from the coding sequence ATGGAAATGAATGTTTCAAAAAATGATGAGCAAGTAGTTGCTAGAAAGGCAGGAGGTTTAAATCCAGCTGTTATTATTCCTATTCTATTTATTATAGGAGTATGTATTTATTTATTCGTTCTTGGTAGCCCAGGAAACTTTAAAGATGCAGACAAACTAGGAAGTGGTTCTGTAGCTTTTTCAAGTGTTGAAGGAAAAGACATTCACCCAGAATCGTTCTTAGGTATTATCTACAAAGGAGGGGTTATCGTACCAATCTTGATTACTTTCATGATTACTGTAATCGTTTTCTCTTTTGAAAGATATTTCGTTCTTGGTAAAGCAGCTGGAAAAGGAAACTTAGACAACTTCGTTGTACAGGTAAGAAGCTTACTTAACCAAAACAAAATTGACGAAGCTATCGAAGAGTGTGACAGACAACAAGGTTCTGTAGGTAATGTAGTGAAAGAAGGTCTTACTACTTACAAAGCACTTTCTCACGATAACACACTAAATAAGGAGCAGAAAATGGTAGCGCTTAACAAAGCTATCGAAGAAGCTACTACTCTTGAGATGCCAATGCTTGAGAAAAACATGATGATCCTTTCTACTCTAGGTACAGTTGCAACGCTAATCGCACTACTTGGAACAGTAATCGGGATGATCAAGGCATTCTTCGCATTAGGTTCAGGAGGTGGTACTCCAGATGCTGCTGCTCTATCTACAGGTATCTCTGAAGCCTTGATCAACACGGCATTAGGTATTGGTACTTCAGCAATCGCTATTATCCTTTATAACTTCTTTACATCTAAAATTGATGGATTAACTTACAAGATCGACGAGATCTCTATGAGTATCCAACAATCTTTCGCTGAATTCAACTAA
- the leuS gene encoding leucine--tRNA ligase produces MFYDHQQIEKKWQKYWEENQTYKTSNNTDKPKFYVLDMFPYPSGAGLHVGHPLGYIASDIYARYKRHQGFNVLHPVGYDSFGLPAEQYAIQTGQHPAVTTEQNINRYEEQLKKIGFSFDWSREVRTSDASYYKWTQWIFIQLYHSWYNKNTDKAESIDSLIQHFEEKGTEGLNANQNDELNFTAEEWKVASDLDKEDILLNYRLAYRAETTVNWCPALGTVLANDEVKDGKSERGGFPVFQKKMMQWSMRISAYSERLLQGLNTLDWPQPLKDSQEYWIGKSQGAQVQFKVEGHDETVEVFTTRPDTIFGATFMVLAPENPLVETITTDAQKAEVDTYIEETSKKTERDRMSDVKNVSGAFTGSYAVNPFSNEKMPIYISDYVLMGYGTGAVMAVPAHDERDHRFAKKFNLEIKKVVETEEDVQEKSFDSKDSVCVNSDFLNGLHYNEAKAKMISEIETKGIGHGTTNYRQRDAIFSRQRYWGEPVPIYYKDGMPYTLPTSALPLELPEVEKYLPTEDGDPPLGNAREFAWDEANQKVVATDLIDDKTIFPLELSTMPGWAGSSWYFLRYMDPNDEETFVKKDLADYWGQVDLYIGGSEHATGHLLYSRFWNMFLKDRGYISHDEPFQKLINQGMILGMSAFVYRIDGTNQYVSKNLAKDYQTQQIHVDVSLLKGTSDELDTEAFKAWRPDYAEAEFILEDGKYITDREVEKMSKSKYNVVNPDDICEEYGADGLRLYEMFLGPLEQSKPWNTQGLSGVYGFLKKFWNLYFNGDVFEVSEEEPTKAEYKVLHTLIKKVVYDIENFSFNTSVSSFMIAVNELQKIKCNKRNILEPLAVIISPYAPHICEELWNLLGHGTSIEFEKFPELNEDYLVEDEIEYPVSVNGRMKFKISLSAQLSAKEVEDLVISNEKMQQILEGKTPKKIIVVPHRIVNIVI; encoded by the coding sequence GTGTTTTACGATCATCAGCAGATAGAAAAAAAGTGGCAGAAATACTGGGAGGAAAATCAAACCTATAAAACCTCTAATAACACAGACAAACCTAAGTTTTATGTACTCGATATGTTTCCGTATCCATCAGGAGCAGGACTTCACGTAGGTCACCCGCTGGGATATATTGCGTCAGATATCTATGCGAGATACAAAAGACACCAGGGGTTTAATGTACTCCACCCGGTAGGATATGACAGCTTTGGACTTCCTGCTGAGCAATATGCGATCCAGACAGGGCAGCATCCAGCCGTTACTACAGAACAGAATATCAACAGATACGAAGAGCAGCTGAAAAAAATCGGATTTTCATTCGACTGGAGCAGAGAAGTAAGAACTTCAGACGCTTCCTATTATAAATGGACGCAATGGATTTTTATCCAGTTGTACCACTCCTGGTATAATAAAAATACCGACAAGGCAGAATCTATTGATTCATTAATCCAGCATTTTGAAGAAAAAGGGACAGAAGGATTAAATGCCAATCAAAATGACGAATTAAATTTCACAGCAGAAGAATGGAAAGTTGCTTCCGATCTCGATAAAGAAGACATCCTTTTAAATTACCGTCTTGCTTACAGAGCAGAAACAACCGTAAACTGGTGTCCGGCATTAGGAACCGTATTGGCTAATGATGAGGTGAAGGATGGAAAATCCGAAAGAGGAGGGTTCCCTGTATTCCAAAAGAAAATGATGCAGTGGAGCATGAGAATTTCTGCCTACTCTGAAAGATTATTACAGGGATTAAATACTTTAGACTGGCCGCAGCCGTTGAAAGATTCCCAGGAATACTGGATCGGGAAATCTCAGGGAGCACAGGTTCAGTTTAAAGTAGAAGGGCATGATGAAACCGTTGAGGTATTCACCACAAGACCTGATACCATCTTTGGAGCTACTTTTATGGTACTGGCTCCGGAAAATCCATTAGTGGAAACTATTACTACAGATGCTCAAAAAGCAGAAGTAGATACTTATATTGAAGAAACTTCCAAAAAAACGGAGAGAGACAGAATGTCTGACGTGAAGAACGTGAGCGGAGCTTTCACCGGAAGTTATGCAGTTAATCCTTTCAGCAATGAAAAAATGCCGATCTATATTTCAGACTATGTATTGATGGGATATGGAACAGGGGCTGTAATGGCAGTTCCGGCACACGATGAGCGTGACCACAGATTTGCGAAGAAATTTAATCTTGAAATCAAAAAAGTGGTAGAAACTGAAGAAGACGTTCAGGAAAAATCTTTTGATTCTAAAGATTCCGTTTGTGTAAACTCAGATTTCCTAAACGGATTACATTATAATGAAGCGAAAGCAAAAATGATTTCAGAGATCGAAACTAAAGGTATCGGTCATGGAACTACCAACTACAGACAGCGTGATGCTATTTTCTCAAGACAGCGTTATTGGGGAGAACCCGTTCCTATATATTATAAGGATGGAATGCCTTACACATTGCCGACTTCTGCTTTACCTTTGGAACTTCCTGAAGTTGAAAAATATTTACCAACAGAAGACGGAGATCCACCTTTAGGAAACGCAAGAGAATTTGCTTGGGATGAAGCTAACCAGAAAGTAGTAGCTACAGACCTTATTGATGATAAAACAATTTTCCCGTTAGAATTATCTACAATGCCGGGTTGGGCAGGAAGCTCATGGTACTTCCTTAGATATATGGATCCTAATGATGAAGAAACTTTTGTTAAAAAAGATTTGGCAGATTACTGGGGACAGGTAGACCTATATATAGGAGGAAGCGAACACGCAACCGGTCACTTATTGTATTCCCGTTTCTGGAACATGTTCTTAAAAGACAGAGGATATATCAGTCATGATGAACCGTTCCAGAAATTGATCAACCAGGGGATGATCTTAGGGATGAGTGCATTTGTATACAGAATTGACGGTACTAATCAATATGTATCTAAAAACTTAGCTAAAGATTACCAGACTCAGCAGATCCACGTAGATGTATCCTTATTAAAAGGAACGTCTGATGAATTGGATACAGAAGCCTTCAAAGCGTGGAGACCGGATTATGCAGAGGCAGAATTTATTCTGGAAGACGGAAAATACATCACAGACCGTGAAGTAGAAAAAATGTCCAAGTCAAAATATAACGTAGTAAATCCTGATGACATCTGCGAAGAGTACGGAGCAGACGGATTAAGATTATATGAAATGTTCTTAGGGCCGTTAGAACAATCCAAGCCTTGGAATACCCAAGGACTAAGCGGAGTATATGGTTTCCTTAAAAAATTCTGGAATCTGTATTTCAACGGAGACGTATTTGAAGTTTCGGAGGAAGAACCTACAAAAGCAGAATACAAAGTTTTACATACCTTAATAAAGAAGGTAGTATATGATATTGAAAATTTCTCTTTCAATACCTCCGTATCATCATTTATGATTGCGGTGAATGAGCTGCAGAAAATAAAATGCAACAAACGCAATATTTTAGAACCGCTTGCCGTTATCATCTCTCCGTATGCTCCTCACATCTGTGAAGAACTGTGGAATTTACTGGGACACGGTACATCTATCGAATTTGAAAAATTCCCGGAACTGAATGAAGATTATCTGGTAGAAGACGAAATTGAGTATCCGGTAAGCGTAAATGGTAGAATGAAGTTCAAAATTTCACTTTCTGCTCAATTATCTGCTAAGGAAGTAGAAGATTTGGTGATTTCTAACGAGAAAATGCAACAGATTTTGGAAGGTAAAACCCCTAAAAAAATCATTGTAGTCCCTCACCGTATTGTGAATATCGTAATTTAA
- a CDS encoding lipocalin family protein produces the protein MKKLALLFAGLSLFAATGCSDSNDTVLEAPLVGTWQPLKEVVTTVETGEDPVSNTITYTDCQKQTRWWFSVDSKGGKTNWGDTATPGQCAILSDIKFNYTYDKDAKSVQMKIQGVVEPQNAKVITLDNTTLNLAVREETQDPTIFQTRTYTFKRVPQ, from the coding sequence ATGAAGAAATTAGCATTACTATTTGCAGGTTTGTCATTGTTTGCCGCTACAGGATGTAGTGATAGCAATGATACTGTTCTTGAAGCTCCTCTAGTTGGGACCTGGCAACCATTGAAAGAAGTGGTTACTACTGTTGAGACTGGTGAAGATCCGGTTTCTAACACGATTACCTATACGGACTGTCAGAAGCAGACCAGATGGTGGTTCAGCGTTGATTCCAAAGGTGGAAAAACGAACTGGGGAGATACTGCTACACCTGGACAGTGTGCTATTCTTTCTGATATAAAATTCAATTATACCTATGATAAGGATGCAAAATCCGTTCAGATGAAAATTCAGGGAGTAGTAGAACCTCAGAATGCAAAGGTGATTACGCTGGATAATACAACGCTCAACCTTGCAGTAAGGGAAGAGACTCAGGATCCTACTATATTCCAGACAAGAACTTATACTTTCAAAAGAGTTCCGCAATAA
- a CDS encoding acyltransferase family protein, with protein sequence MSTEHSIKKVIFAGNKIQMQDITKNNFDFIRVLLAFIVFLGHLGTLSASPDLKIFEHSPIEIAVFGFFAVSGFLIARSYDRSSSLKSYLKKRIKRIVPAYLLVIFLCAILLSLVSTYSFAEYFSNTQVYNYLFWNSLFLNFKAPWLPGVFGNQAVNGALWTLKIEMCYYFSVPLLFLLFGKNNKYRNISLIILYFLSLIYLNYFESLNKISIAKQLPGTLSYFIPGMLIYFNFDKFIQHKNIIFIIALATVWIDLFLNIQLFSPMMIGVIVMYIAYSFKFLNNFGKYGDFTYGIYIFHFPIIRTFQTLGLFEDYNPFVMALVCMLVVIAVGISSWHLYEKRFL encoded by the coding sequence ATGAGCACTGAACATTCTATTAAAAAAGTTATTTTTGCAGGAAACAAAATACAAATGCAGGATATAACGAAAAACAATTTTGACTTTATACGTGTTCTCCTCGCCTTTATTGTCTTTCTGGGACATCTTGGCACCCTCAGCGCTTCTCCTGATCTCAAGATTTTTGAGCACAGCCCTATAGAAATTGCTGTTTTTGGGTTCTTTGCAGTGAGCGGATTTCTTATTGCAAGGAGTTATGACAGGTCTTCAAGCCTGAAAAGTTATTTAAAAAAGAGAATCAAAAGAATTGTTCCCGCTTACTTATTGGTTATTTTTTTATGTGCTATTTTACTAAGTTTGGTAAGTACATATTCTTTCGCCGAATATTTCAGCAATACACAGGTTTATAATTACCTTTTCTGGAATTCATTATTTTTAAATTTTAAAGCCCCCTGGCTTCCCGGAGTTTTTGGAAATCAGGCTGTGAATGGAGCCCTATGGACGCTGAAAATAGAAATGTGCTACTATTTCTCTGTTCCTTTGCTGTTTTTGCTTTTCGGAAAGAATAATAAGTACAGAAATATAAGCTTAATTATTTTATACTTCCTATCCCTTATTTATCTCAATTATTTTGAATCTTTAAATAAAATTTCCATTGCTAAACAGCTTCCCGGAACTTTATCCTATTTTATCCCCGGAATGCTGATTTACTTTAATTTCGATAAATTCATCCAACATAAAAATATAATTTTCATCATTGCGCTTGCTACTGTCTGGATTGATCTGTTTTTAAATATTCAGCTTTTTTCTCCAATGATGATCGGGGTTATTGTAATGTACATTGCCTATTCATTCAAATTCTTAAATAATTTCGGAAAATACGGGGATTTCACCTACGGAATCTACATTTTTCATTTCCCGATTATCAGAACCTTCCAAACCTTAGGGTTGTTTGAGGATTACAATCCGTTTGTAATGGCCTTGGTATGCATGTTAGTGGTTATTGCTGTAGGAATAAGCTCGTGGCATCTTTATGAAAAAAGATTTTTATAA
- a CDS encoding glycosyltransferase family 2 protein: MKDLVSIITPCYNSAEFIEETIQSVLNQTHENWEWLITDDLSKDNTVEIIKKYNDPRIKLQVLEKNGGAGNARNNSLERAQGRYIAFLDSDDYWYPEYLETMTDYMQDHNVELVYCNYSRCNEQLEPILKDFLADKVVTFSNLLKTCRLAPVSTMYDTKRVGKFLFPVKSKREDHVMWLNLLKVIPEGIPVKKTMAKYRMRENSVSRNKKNIIKDQYLVYKDFMGFSTIKSLYYTANWALNGFLKYSKIFN, from the coding sequence ATGAAAGATCTTGTCTCCATTATAACACCTTGCTACAATTCCGCAGAATTTATCGAGGAAACCATACAGTCTGTCCTGAACCAAACCCATGAAAACTGGGAATGGCTGATTACTGATGATCTCTCCAAAGACAATACCGTGGAAATCATTAAGAAATATAATGATCCCAGAATAAAATTACAGGTATTAGAAAAAAACGGAGGTGCCGGAAATGCAAGAAACAACAGCCTTGAAAGAGCTCAGGGAAGATATATTGCTTTTCTGGATTCTGACGACTATTGGTATCCTGAATATCTGGAAACAATGACGGATTATATGCAGGATCATAACGTAGAACTGGTGTACTGCAACTATTCAAGATGTAATGAACAGCTTGAACCTATCCTAAAAGATTTTCTGGCAGATAAGGTAGTTACATTTTCCAATCTGTTGAAAACATGCCGTCTGGCACCGGTTTCTACAATGTATGATACTAAAAGAGTAGGAAAGTTTTTGTTCCCTGTAAAAAGCAAGCGTGAAGATCACGTGATGTGGCTGAATCTTTTAAAAGTAATTCCTGAAGGGATTCCCGTAAAAAAAACAATGGCAAAATACAGAATGCGTGAAAACAGTGTTTCCAGAAACAAAAAAAACATCATCAAAGATCAATATCTGGTCTATAAAGATTTCATGGGATTCTCCACAATAAAATCGTTGTATTATACAGCGAACTGGGCGTTAAACGGATTCCTGAAATATTCGAAAATTTTTAATTAA
- a CDS encoding deoxyuridine 5'-triphosphate nucleotidohydrolase, with amino-acid sequence MEYSKEFKAALSAFSGADKDKLIFRLLRKDKLLSKKLYFELIDPETTDDKRNAMEEHVEEQMILASKYVGNAKYFMSAVRKISAEITEHVKITTDKFGEVSLNLLLVNKVLENNGDLSRQRFDNVYKLYIYIINKIFKSLILVKKLDEDYWIEIDEYFRDTQKKISENHYLQKLCINNGLDFNWLECEKIPENIDQIMKEIKSQGFLR; translated from the coding sequence ATGGAATATTCTAAAGAGTTCAAAGCGGCTCTGAGTGCTTTTTCCGGTGCCGATAAAGACAAACTTATTTTCAGACTCCTGAGAAAGGATAAATTATTGTCAAAAAAGCTCTACTTTGAACTCATTGATCCGGAAACTACGGATGACAAAAGAAATGCCATGGAAGAACATGTGGAGGAACAGATGATTCTGGCTTCAAAATATGTAGGAAATGCTAAATATTTCATGTCTGCCGTCCGAAAGATAAGTGCTGAAATTACGGAGCATGTCAAAATCACTACTGATAAATTCGGAGAGGTTTCATTGAATCTTCTTCTTGTCAACAAAGTGTTGGAAAATAATGGAGACCTTAGCAGACAAAGGTTTGACAATGTTTATAAGCTTTATATTTACATCATCAATAAAATCTTTAAATCATTAATTCTGGTGAAAAAACTGGATGAGGATTACTGGATAGAAATTGATGAATATTTTCGTGATACCCAAAAGAAAATCTCAGAGAACCATTATCTTCAAAAGCTTTGTATTAATAATGGTCTCGACTTCAATTGGCTGGAATGTGAAAAAATTCCTGAAAACATTGATCAGATCATGAAAGAAATTAAAAGCCAGGGATTCTTAAGATAA
- a CDS encoding 3-deoxy-D-manno-octulosonic acid transferase, translating into MAFVYNIFISLLTFGMKVFALFNDKTKKGVEGRKQSLDKVRSAFSKTDKVIWMHAASLGEYEQGLPVLEKLKENFPKHKILVTFFSPSGYENVIKKKHIADVICYLPFDKKSTVKEFISQFNTELFFTVKYDYWYNLLAELKNQGTKIYVISALFYERQSFFTSYGKWFVKQLQKNVDWFFHQTQFSLALAKSVGLIKSSVTGDTRFDRVKQLRERDNHVDFIADFMRENKTVVFGSSWQAEEKIAEVVSRKNNTVKLIIAPHDLKRVEHLKNIFPEALLYSQIQSSQSSTFNSQILIIDSIGLLSKLYSYADVAVVGGGFHDAGLHNILEAATFRVPVIFGNHYKKNPEADDLISANGGKSFSDEYTASEFVLFLLNEENKEELEEMSQNAGKFVDEKPDSTKTILQKILS; encoded by the coding sequence ATGGCTTTCGTCTACAATATATTTATCAGTCTTCTTACTTTCGGAATGAAGGTTTTCGCGTTATTTAATGATAAAACTAAAAAAGGCGTTGAAGGGAGAAAACAATCTTTGGATAAAGTAAGGTCTGCTTTTTCAAAAACGGATAAAGTAATCTGGATGCATGCTGCAAGCCTAGGTGAATATGAGCAGGGATTACCTGTGTTGGAAAAGCTTAAAGAGAATTTTCCTAAGCATAAAATACTGGTGACATTCTTCTCGCCCTCTGGTTATGAAAATGTAATTAAAAAGAAACATATTGCAGATGTAATCTGTTATCTGCCATTCGATAAGAAAAGCACAGTAAAAGAATTTATATCTCAATTTAATACTGAACTATTTTTTACGGTTAAATATGATTACTGGTACAATCTCCTTGCAGAATTAAAAAATCAGGGAACAAAGATCTATGTAATTTCCGCGCTTTTTTACGAAAGACAGTCTTTCTTTACTTCCTATGGAAAATGGTTTGTAAAACAGCTTCAGAAAAATGTAGATTGGTTTTTTCATCAGACTCAGTTTTCATTGGCATTGGCAAAAAGTGTAGGATTAATAAAGTCTTCTGTAACGGGAGATACAAGATTTGACAGAGTAAAACAGCTCCGCGAACGGGACAACCATGTGGACTTCATTGCTGACTTTATGAGAGAAAATAAAACAGTCGTTTTTGGGAGTTCATGGCAGGCGGAAGAAAAAATAGCAGAAGTGGTTTCCCGCAAAAACAATACAGTAAAACTTATCATTGCTCCCCATGATCTGAAAAGGGTAGAACATTTGAAAAATATATTTCCGGAGGCATTATTATACAGCCAGATTCAAAGCTCTCAATCATCAACTTTCAATTCTCAGATTCTGATTATAGACAGTATTGGCTTGCTGTCAAAACTATATTCTTATGCGGATGTAGCTGTTGTAGGAGGAGGATTTCATGATGCAGGGCTTCACAATATTCTGGAAGCCGCCACCTTTAGAGTTCCTGTGATCTTTGGAAATCATTATAAAAAGAACCCGGAAGCTGATGATCTTATCTCGGCCAACGGCGGAAAGTCTTTCTCTGATGAGTATACGGCTTCAGAATTCGTGTTATTTCTTCTGAATGAAGAGAATAAAGAAGAACTTGAAGAAATGTCTCAAAACGCCGGAAAATTCGTAGATGAAAAACCTGATTCTACTAAAACGATTCTTCAGAAGATATTATCTTAA
- a CDS encoding cupin domain-containing protein, which translates to MIHSKENSEHYTWGSQCDSWILKNTQGLSIKQEKMPAGISEKLHYHKVAEQFFYMLKGEAVFYINEEKFFVNQGESISIEPGSRHFITNESAEEIEFLVISNPSTDHDRIEIKE; encoded by the coding sequence ATGATACATTCTAAAGAAAATTCAGAACATTATACCTGGGGAAGCCAATGTGACAGCTGGATCCTTAAAAATACGCAAGGCTTATCCATAAAACAGGAGAAGATGCCTGCGGGAATTTCAGAAAAACTTCACTATCATAAAGTGGCAGAACAGTTTTTTTATATGCTGAAAGGAGAAGCTGTATTTTACATCAATGAAGAGAAATTTTTTGTTAACCAAGGAGAATCTATTTCTATAGAGCCCGGATCAAGACACTTTATCACCAATGAATCTGCAGAAGAAATTGAGTTTTTAGTCATATCCAATCCTTCTACGGATCATGACAGAATTGAAATAAAAGAATAA
- a CDS encoding DUF1648 domain-containing protein, producing MENILFTIFDIFNFGWVAFLWWFTLKNYSTLPERIPVHFDMEGKADGFGGRMYAFLMPILALGLYALFVYGMRHPEDTNFPVEITEQNMNAQFLVMKIGLRILFVILAVIFTNIQDYMFRYAADDKAKPRISFATIFLSVVLFTPALVFIAYLFK from the coding sequence ATGGAAAATATTCTCTTTACGATTTTTGATATTTTTAATTTTGGATGGGTCGCTTTTCTATGGTGGTTTACTTTAAAAAATTATAGCACTCTGCCAGAGAGAATTCCTGTGCATTTTGATATGGAAGGGAAAGCTGATGGATTTGGTGGAAGAATGTATGCCTTTCTGATGCCTATATTAGCTTTGGGATTATATGCCCTGTTTGTTTATGGGATGAGGCATCCTGAAGATACTAATTTTCCCGTAGAAATTACAGAACAGAATATGAATGCTCAGTTTTTGGTTATGAAAATAGGGTTGAGAATTCTTTTTGTGATACTGGCAGTCATTTTTACGAATATTCAGGACTATATGTTTAGATATGCTGCAGATGATAAGGCAAAACCGAGGATTTCATTCGCCACTATCTTTTTATCAGTCGTATTATTTACTCCTGCGTTAGTTTTTATTGCCTATCTATTTAAATGA
- a CDS encoding C40 family peptidase yields MNKGICIVTVAPVRAENSDRAEIVTEILFGESADILEVDKNWTKIKMHYDGYEGWMDTKQLKPVTDEELAKRKVTVVTEDFSSVLMNDGKTLLSMGSEVEFPVVASRRSHDVRESIALTAKEFLNVPYLWGGKSFFAVDCSGFTQLVYKIHNIKIPRDASQQAEVGEALTFVEETQPGDLAFFENADGKIIHVGIMLENQKIIHASGKVRIDTLDSTGIFNKEMNKHTHKLRVLKSVI; encoded by the coding sequence ATGAATAAAGGAATTTGTATTGTTACAGTAGCGCCGGTTCGTGCAGAAAATTCTGACAGAGCTGAAATTGTTACGGAAATATTGTTTGGAGAAAGTGCAGATATTTTGGAAGTAGATAAAAACTGGACCAAAATAAAAATGCATTACGATGGCTATGAAGGATGGATGGACACCAAACAGCTGAAACCAGTGACAGATGAGGAGCTGGCCAAAAGAAAAGTTACTGTTGTTACCGAAGATTTTTCTTCTGTACTCATGAATGATGGCAAAACTTTACTGTCTATGGGTTCAGAAGTAGAGTTTCCCGTAGTTGCATCAAGAAGAAGCCATGATGTACGGGAAAGTATCGCACTGACGGCAAAAGAATTTCTTAACGTACCTTATCTGTGGGGTGGTAAAAGCTTTTTTGCAGTAGACTGCTCCGGATTTACTCAATTGGTTTATAAGATTCACAATATCAAAATACCCAGAGATGCATCACAGCAGGCAGAGGTAGGAGAAGCACTTACTTTTGTAGAAGAAACACAGCCCGGAGACCTTGCTTTTTTCGAAAATGCTGACGGAAAAATTATTCACGTGGGAATAATGCTGGAAAATCAAAAGATCATCCATGCTTCCGGAAAAGTAAGAATTGACACGCTGGATTCTACAGGAATTTTTAATAAAGAAATGAATAAGCATACTCATAAACTGAGAGTGCTTAAAAGTGTAATTTAA
- a CDS encoding O-methyltransferase, whose amino-acid sequence MSFFEEKNPEMDRYLEAHASSESEMLKKLRRETYQKTTQPHMISGYQQGRLLTIISQMLQPKSILEIGTFTGYATLCLASGLAKDGKITTLDINEDLAYLPKKYFESSEYSSQIDFKLQDAKEYLKETDEFYDLIFVDADKENYAEYFRLIKPHTKSGTVILFDNVLWYGKVLEENPKLKSTQSIQELNDLAAKDEDFENLILPLRDGVNFLRRK is encoded by the coding sequence ATGAGTTTTTTTGAAGAAAAGAATCCTGAAATGGACAGATATTTGGAAGCACACGCTTCTTCAGAATCCGAAATGCTGAAAAAACTGAGAAGAGAGACGTACCAGAAGACGACACAGCCTCATATGATTTCCGGTTATCAGCAGGGAAGACTATTGACTATTATTTCCCAGATGCTGCAGCCGAAAAGTATTCTTGAAATAGGAACATTTACAGGATATGCTACCTTATGTCTTGCGTCAGGATTGGCAAAAGACGGAAAAATTACGACTCTTGACATTAATGAAGATCTTGCCTATCTTCCGAAAAAATATTTTGAGTCAAGCGAATATTCCAGTCAGATCGATTTTAAGCTTCAGGATGCTAAAGAATATTTAAAAGAGACAGATGAGTTTTATGATCTGATTTTTGTAGATGCAGATAAAGAAAACTACGCAGAATATTTCAGACTGATTAAACCCCATACAAAATCCGGAACCGTAATCCTGTTTGATAACGTTTTGTGGTACGGAAAAGTGTTGGAAGAAAATCCAAAGCTGAAATCTACACAGTCTATTCAGGAATTAAATGATTTGGCGGCAAAAGATGAAGATTTTGAAAATCTTATTCTACCTTTGCGTGATGGAGTTAACTTTCTTCGCAGAAAGTAA